The following nucleotide sequence is from Gordonia jinghuaiqii.
TGGTCCCCCGTGGCCGGCCAGGTGCCGGCCACGGGGGATCTCTGCTCTGGGGCGGGCGTGGAGTGTGCGGCAACCGGGGCTGCGGACAGGTGGCGGAAGGGCCCTATGGGTACCGCGATTTCCTGATCCGATGTGTGGCCGGTAGGCTCGGTGGTCGCGTACCTGGATGCGCCGGTGAGCACTCCGCTACCTATTTTTGCGGTCGCTCGCTTCGCTCCCGGCTCCGTCCCGGCCCAGTGCAGACCAGGGTCGATCAAGTTCATCAGTGTCAATCGTGAGGAAGCGCCCCGATGGGTTCAGTTATCAAGAAGCGCCGCAAGCGCATGTCGAAGAAGAAGCACCGCAAGCTGCTGCGTAGGACCCGCGTGCAGCGCCGCAAACTCGGCAAATAAGCACTCCGCTTGGCACCAGGACCCGCCTCGGCGGGTCCTTTGGTGTGTCGGGACCCGCCTCGGCGGGTCCTTTGGTGTGTCAGGACCCGCCTCGGCGGGTCCTTTGGTGTGACCGGCTCCGGCTGCTGCCGGGAGGCCTTTCGTCCATCGGCGTCGGCTCGGGCGGGGACCTTCGTCGTCTCTGGGTCGTCTCGGCGGGCTTAATCAGCTCGGCCCCGATAGCCTCTGGGCATGGCCGAACCCACCTCCGCCCCGCCCCGGGTAGTCCTGGTCACGGGGGCGTCGACATTCCTCGGTGGCTACCTGGTCGCAAGGCTCGCGGCGAATCCGGAGATCGAGCGCGTGCTGGCCGTCGACTCGCGTGTTCCGCGCAAGGACCTGCTGCGTCGGATGGGCCGGGCGGAGTTTCTTCGCCTCGACATCCGGCGACCCACGATCGCCAAGGCGCTGGCGTCGTACAAGGTGGACACCGTTGTGCACGCGGCGACGTCGATCGCCGACACCGCCCCGCATTCGGCGGCGATCAAGGAGTTCAACGTCGTCGGTGCGATGCAGGTCTGCGCGGCCTGTCAGCGCACGCCGTCGGTCAAGCGGCTCGTGTTGCGGTCCACGGGCATGGTCTACGGTGCCAGCAGCCACGACCCGTCGCATTTCGCGGAGGAGACGCGCGCACGCCGTGAACCCACGCGCGGCTACGGTCGCGATCTGCTCGACGTCGAAGGCTATGTGCGTGGCCTGGGACGCCGGCGTCAGGACATCGACATCACGATCGTCCGGCCGCAGGCGATGCTCGGTCCGCGGATCACCACCCGGATCAGTTCGTACCTCGCGGCGCCGGTGGTGCCGACCGTCCTCGGCTATCAGCCCCGGTTGCAGTTCTTGCACGAGGAGGACGCGCTTGCTGCCATGGAGTACGTGACGCTCGCCGGCAAGGTGGGCACCTTCAACATCTCCGGCGAGGGTGTGGTGACGCTGACCCAGGCCATCCGCAGGGTCGGACATGTCGAGTTGCCGGTGCCGAGCGGCCTGCTGGCGCCGATCGCGGGGGTGTTCCAAGACCTCCGTTCGGCCAAGTTGCGGTCGTCGCAGACGGAGTTCCTCACCTACGGTCGTGTGCTGGACACCACCCGGATGCGTACCGAACTCGGCTTCGTCCCGCGGTACACGACGCTGGAAACCCTCGACGATTTCGTCGAGCGCAGCGGGGTGACTCCGGTGATCGGTGCGGACGCCTGGCGGTCCCTGGAGCGGCGGGTGGTTTCGGCCGCCCACCAGTTGCAGTGAAATTTTGAGTCATGATGGTGACGAAGTCGATCCGAGCGTGCGCAACGTGACCGCAACCTCTAGACTTGGACGCCAGACCCACATCGCACAAGGCGCGGCGAGAATGATTCGAGAGAGGTATCTGGGCGGGGCCGGACCGCGGTTCCGAGTCGATGCCTGCGATCCGACTGCGACGTCTCCTGTCAACGGCGACAGTGCGACGACAGCGTCACCGATGGCAGCACTGTCACCGATGGCAGCAGTGTCACCCATGGCAGTGTCCCCGATGGCAGTGTCACCGATGGCAGGTCGCGGGCGGTAACGTCGCAGGCAGCACGATCGCCGACGACGATGTGATGGGTAGCAAGTCAAGGTCACCGAAGACCCGACGTCTCGTCGTCAGGCTCGAAGAGTGTCTGTGGCGGCAGGAAACCAGCAGTGCAGTAGCGATCGGCCACCCGACGTGGATCAGCGATCGTCGACCGAGGACACGGACTAGGGGTGAGCATCTTGGCAGGTAGCGGAGCGACCGACGCGCGAACCGCGAAAGTCATTCAGCTCTACACGTCGGGTCCGGACTCCACCGGCGATCGGCGCGGGGCCCGGGACTCCGGACGTCGACGCCACCCGAGTCAGCAGACCGGCCCCCAGAGTCGCGCGAAAGGCTCAGTGACGCAACGAGAATCGTCGGAAGCTCCCGGTCATCCCAACACCGACGGCTTCGGCAGCCCGACCGCGCGGGTGACCCCCATCAGCGATGAGATCGCCCTGCCCGACGCGGCGCTCGGCGTCGAACACCGCGGACCGTCGAAGTCGAGTCCGCTGTTCAGCCTGGGTGGTCTGCGCGGGGCTGTCGCCGACACCCTGACCTCCACCGCCGGATTCATCCGTGAGCGGATGGCGGGCGAGTACGAGGTCGACGAGTTCGGCTTCGACCCGCACTTCACCGAGGCCGTCTGGTTCCCGGCGATCCGCCAGATCTACGAGAAGTGGTTCCGCGTCGAGGTCACCGGCATCGAGAACCTGCCCCTCGAGGGAGGTGCGCTGCTGGTCGCCAACCATGCCGGCACCATCCCCGTCGACGCGATCATCACCTCGCTCGCGGTGCGCGACAACCATCCCGATGGACGGTACCTGCGGGTTCTCGCCGCGGACATGGTGTTCGACACGCCCGGCATCAGTGAGGTCGCCCGGCGCTTCGGCGCCACCCTCGCCTGCACCAACGACGCCGACCGCCTTCTGCGGGCAGGCGAACTGACCGCGGTCTGGCCGGAGGGTTTCAAGGGGATCGGCAAGCTGTACAAGGACCGCTACAAGCTGCAGCGATTCGGTCGCGGCGGTTTCGTCACCACCGCGCTGCGCAACGCGGCACCGATCATCCCGGTGTCGATCGTCGGGTCCGAGGAGATCTATCCGATGGTCGCCGACCTCAAACCGCTCGCCAAGGTCCTCGGCCTGCCGTATTTCCCGGTCACGCCGCTGTTCCCGTTGCTCGGACCGCTCGGCATGGTGCCGCTGCCGTCGAAGTGGCACATCCACTTCGGCCGGCCCATCGAGACCGGTTCCTATGACGAGTCGTCCGCCGACGACCCGATGGTGGTCTTCGACCTCACCGATCACGTGCGCGAGGAGATCCAGCAGACGCTCTTCCGGATGCTGAGCCGCCGCGGCAGCGTCTACTTCGGCTGATACTCCGACGGGTCCGGCCGCGTCACACGCCACGCCGGGTCCGCGCCTGCTAACCATTGAGCATGCGTGCAGTCGTGTGTCGAGCCGGTGAGCTGACGGTCGAAGAGGTACCCACCCCGCAACCGGGCCGGGGCCAGGTGTTGTTACGAGTCCTCCGCTCGGGGATCTGTGGGTCGGATCTCCATGCGCGCGTGCACTGCGACGCCACCGCCCAGGTGTCCTCCGAGGTCGGCTACGACGCGTTCATGCGGTCCGGGCAGTCGGTGGTCATGGGACACGAATTCGCCGGCGAGGTGGTCTCCTACGGACCCGGATGCCGCAAGCGGTGGGCGCCGGGGACGCCCGTGGTGTCGCTGCCGATGATCCGCCACGGCGACGAGGCGCACATGACCGGACTGTCGGAGTCGGCGCCGGGCGGGTACGCACAGTTCGTGCTGGTGTCGGAGGACATGACCTTCGAGATCCCGGAGGGTCTGTCCGTCGAAGAGGCCGCGCTCACCGAACCGATGGCCGTCGCCCATCACGCGGTCCGGCGGGGCGAGGTGGGGCGCCGCGACGTGGCGGTCGTGATCGGATGCGGCCCGATCGGTCTCGCGGTCATCACGATGCTCAAGGCCGACGGCGTGCGCACGGTCATCGCCAGCGACCTGTCGGAGGGGAGGCGGGCACTGGCCGCCCGCGTCGGCGCCGACATCGTCGTCGATCCGGCGGAGACCTCGCCGTTCGACCGCTGCGCGGAGGTCGGCGGGTACGTCACCCAGGCGCAGGACCTGCTGGGTACTGCCTTCGACGCGATGCGGACGCTGCGGCGGATCCCGCTCGCCCCGTGGTCGTCGCTGTTCCGCATCGCCGACCGTCTCGGTGCGACGCCGAAGGGCCCGGTCGTCTTCGAGTGCGTGGGGGCACCCGGGATGATCGAACGCATCGTGACCGATGCGCCGTTCCGCTCACGCATCGTCGTGGTCGGGGTGTGCATGGAGCCCGACACCTTCCGGCCGGCGATGGCCCTGAACAAGGAACACGAGTTGCGGTTCGTGTTCGTCTACGACCCCGCCGAGTTCTACGAGACCCTGCAGATGATCGCCGAGGGGAAGGTCGACGTCGCGCCGATGATCACCGCGACCGTCGGCCTCGACGGGGTGGCCGCGGCCTTCGACGCACTGGGTACCGCCGAGCACCACGCGAAGGTGCTCATCGATCCCATGAGCGAGATCGATTCGCTCTGAACGGGTGTGAGCAGTTGCGCCTGGATGAGGCCGTCCCCGAACCGGATTGATGTCGCATGCGACGTCGGTTCGACGGCTGGACTTCGATCGAGGTCGCGTCGTCGAAGTGAGGTCTCGAGGTCACTTCGGAACCGGCGGAGGCGGATTCGTGGCCTTCGTGCCGGTCCGCAGATCCACCACCGATCGCGACTCAGCGGTGACGCAGTAACCGCGCGGCCGCCGCGGCGCCGCCCCCTGCCGCACCCAGGACGATCGCGGTGCCCGCGCCGTACTTCGCCGCCTTGCGGGCGGTGCGGAAGTCGTACATCTCCCAGCCGCGGACCTTCGCGACATCACGCAGGTCGGGGTCGGGGTTGATCGCCACCGCGCGGCCGACCAGCGACAGCATCGGGACGTCGTTGTGTGAGTCGGAGTACGCGGTGCAGCGCTTGAGGTTCAGTCCCTCCCGGATCGCGAGTGCACGCACGGCGTGCGCCTTGCCGGGCCCGTGGAGGATGTCGCCGACGAGCCGACCGGTGAACACGCCGTCGACGCTCTCGGCGACGGTGCCGAGCGCACCGGTCAGGCCGAGACGGTCGGCGATGGTCTGCGCGAGCTCCACCGGGGTCGCGGTGACCAGCCACACCTGCTGTCCGGCGTCGAGGTGACGTTGCGCGAGCGCCCGGGTCCCCGGCCAGATCTTGTCGGCGATGTAGTCGTCGAAGATCTCCTCGCCGAGCTCGGCGAGTTCGGAGGTCGGGCGCCCGGCGATGAACGACAGCGCCTTCTCGCGGCCCTCGGCGACGTCGCGGGCGTTCTCCTTGCCGGTGATCCGGAACTTCGCCTGGGTCCAGGCGAAGTCCATGATGTCGCTGTAGGTGAAGTATTTCCGCGCCGCGAGCCCGCGCGCGAAGTGCACGATCGACGCGCCCTGGACCAGGGTGTTGTCGACGTCGAAGAAGGCTGCGGCGGTCAGGTCGCGCGCCGGCTCGCCGGGGATCTCGGAGGGTTCGCGGGACCGCAGCGAGTCGACCGCGGCCTTGGCGCTCGCCTCGCCGGCGAGGGTCTGGCGGAGCTCGTGCGCGGTCTGACGGAACCGGCCCGTCGCGGCGCTCGCACGCTGGGAGATCCACGTGCTGACGCGCCTGGTCTCGTCCTCGGTGAGGCCGTGGAGTTCGGCGTCCTCGTCGAAGTCGTCGGTGAACTCGACCCGGGCGGCGTGTGCTTCCCAGTCGTCACCGGTCGGGCCGTCGCCCTGCACGGGGTTGGGCGGGGGAGCGGGTGCAGGGTCACCTGGCGTGTCGTCGGATCGTCGGTCTTCCGGGCCCGGGGTCTCGCCCACCGCCCACCTCCCACGCGTAGCGCCAGCACTGCTTGCGCGGTCCAGCCTAGCGGCCTGCCTCGACGGTCCGGCGCCCGTCCGGGGTGTCGGGGAACACAGGCAGGACGCGTTCGGCTCACCCGCGCGAGAGGCGGATCGCGACGCTGCGAAAATGGTCTCCCATGACGTTGGAACTGCTGACCCGTGCGGGATGCCAGGCCTGTGCGGCGGCCCGCCTCGACCTGGCGCGGATCTGCGCCGACCTGGGTGTCGAGTTCACCGAGGTCGACGTCGACCGTGCCGCCGCAGACGGAAGCCCCGACATCCGCGCCGAGTACGGCGACCGGCTGCCGGTGGTCCTGCTCGACGGCGACGAGCACAGCTACTGGGAGGTCGACGAACCCCGTCTGCGGGCCGACCTCGCCGCGCGGGCGTGAGCGGGCGCTAACACACTCCCGCGAACCTCGTGCCCCCATGTGAACAGATTCACACGCGGGGTTATATCCTCGAACGATCGCGGTGGAAGCCGGGAGTGAGTCGGGAGACGTGGGGGTGAGCGTGGGCGCCGATCGTCCGAAGTCAGCCGATGCAGACCCTCCCGCGCCCGTCGCGGACGCCGGCACGATCCCCGAACCGACCGTCGCGCGGCTCGCCACCTACCTGTACGTGCTGCGTTCATTCAGCCGCCGCGGCGTCCTGGTCGCCTCCAGCGGCGAGCTGGCCACCGCCGCCGGGGTCAACCCCGCGATCTTGCGCAAGGATCTCTCGTACGTGGACGCCAAGGGTGTGCGCGGCGTCGGATACGACGTCGGACGGCTCACCGCCCGCATCTCGATGACCCTGCACACCGACAGCATCCACACCGTCGCCCTCGCCGGCGCGGGTCAGCTCGGCCGTGCGCTGCTGGCCCACACGGGCTTCGGCCGCGGCTTCCGGGTGGCCGCCATGTTCGACGCCGATCCCGCGCTCGCCGGCACCACCCTGGAACCCGAAGGTCCCGTGGTCGCGCCCCTGGCCGACATCGCGGCGACCTGTGCCCGGGTGTCGCCCGCGATCGAGATCGCCGTCGTCGCGACCGCCGACGACGACGCCCAACGGGCCTTCGACGCCTTCGTCGAGGCGGGTGTCCGGCAGGTGCTCAACGTCACGCCGGTGGCGCTGACGACGGAGTCGGATGTTGCCGTCAGACAAGTTGATCTAGCCTTGGAACTACAGGTACTGGCGTTCCAGGCCTCTCGTGGCACCACACAGGCCCCCACGCAGGCTCGACGGAACGACCTCAAGGACTCCTCACGCAGCGACATCAAGTCGTCGCGCGGGGTGAAG
It contains:
- a CDS encoding lysophospholipid acyltransferase family protein, which encodes MSILAGSGATDARTAKVIQLYTSGPDSTGDRRGARDSGRRRHPSQQTGPQSRAKGSVTQRESSEAPGHPNTDGFGSPTARVTPISDEIALPDAALGVEHRGPSKSSPLFSLGGLRGAVADTLTSTAGFIRERMAGEYEVDEFGFDPHFTEAVWFPAIRQIYEKWFRVEVTGIENLPLEGGALLVANHAGTIPVDAIITSLAVRDNHPDGRYLRVLAADMVFDTPGISEVARRFGATLACTNDADRLLRAGELTAVWPEGFKGIGKLYKDRYKLQRFGRGGFVTTALRNAAPIIPVSIVGSEEIYPMVADLKPLAKVLGLPYFPVTPLFPLLGPLGMVPLPSKWHIHFGRPIETGSYDESSADDPMVVFDLTDHVREEIQQTLFRMLSRRGSVYFG
- a CDS encoding 30S ribosomal protein bS22, giving the protein MGSVIKKRRKRMSKKKHRKLLRRTRVQRRKLGK
- a CDS encoding HAD family hydrolase, whose translation is MGETPGPEDRRSDDTPGDPAPAPPPNPVQGDGPTGDDWEAHAARVEFTDDFDEDAELHGLTEDETRRVSTWISQRASAATGRFRQTAHELRQTLAGEASAKAAVDSLRSREPSEIPGEPARDLTAAAFFDVDNTLVQGASIVHFARGLAARKYFTYSDIMDFAWTQAKFRITGKENARDVAEGREKALSFIAGRPTSELAELGEEIFDDYIADKIWPGTRALAQRHLDAGQQVWLVTATPVELAQTIADRLGLTGALGTVAESVDGVFTGRLVGDILHGPGKAHAVRALAIREGLNLKRCTAYSDSHNDVPMLSLVGRAVAINPDPDLRDVAKVRGWEMYDFRTARKAAKYGAGTAIVLGAAGGGAAAAARLLRHR
- a CDS encoding redox-sensing transcriptional repressor Rex, which produces MGADRPKSADADPPAPVADAGTIPEPTVARLATYLYVLRSFSRRGVLVASSGELATAAGVNPAILRKDLSYVDAKGVRGVGYDVGRLTARISMTLHTDSIHTVALAGAGQLGRALLAHTGFGRGFRVAAMFDADPALAGTTLEPEGPVVAPLADIAATCARVSPAIEIAVVATADDDAQRAFDAFVEAGVRQVLNVTPVALTTESDVAVRQVDLALELQVLAFQASRGTTQAPTQARRNDLKDSSRSDIKSSRGVKAADGRQGNAMGEETVTA
- a CDS encoding glutaredoxin family protein, which codes for MTLELLTRAGCQACAAARLDLARICADLGVEFTEVDVDRAAADGSPDIRAEYGDRLPVVLLDGDEHSYWEVDEPRLRADLAARA
- a CDS encoding zinc-binding dehydrogenase; translated protein: MRAVVCRAGELTVEEVPTPQPGRGQVLLRVLRSGICGSDLHARVHCDATAQVSSEVGYDAFMRSGQSVVMGHEFAGEVVSYGPGCRKRWAPGTPVVSLPMIRHGDEAHMTGLSESAPGGYAQFVLVSEDMTFEIPEGLSVEEAALTEPMAVAHHAVRRGEVGRRDVAVVIGCGPIGLAVITMLKADGVRTVIASDLSEGRRALAARVGADIVVDPAETSPFDRCAEVGGYVTQAQDLLGTAFDAMRTLRRIPLAPWSSLFRIADRLGATPKGPVVFECVGAPGMIERIVTDAPFRSRIVVVGVCMEPDTFRPAMALNKEHELRFVFVYDPAEFYETLQMIAEGKVDVAPMITATVGLDGVAAAFDALGTAEHHAKVLIDPMSEIDSL
- a CDS encoding NAD-dependent epimerase/dehydratase family protein; the protein is MAEPTSAPPRVVLVTGASTFLGGYLVARLAANPEIERVLAVDSRVPRKDLLRRMGRAEFLRLDIRRPTIAKALASYKVDTVVHAATSIADTAPHSAAIKEFNVVGAMQVCAACQRTPSVKRLVLRSTGMVYGASSHDPSHFAEETRARREPTRGYGRDLLDVEGYVRGLGRRRQDIDITIVRPQAMLGPRITTRISSYLAAPVVPTVLGYQPRLQFLHEEDALAAMEYVTLAGKVGTFNISGEGVVTLTQAIRRVGHVELPVPSGLLAPIAGVFQDLRSAKLRSSQTEFLTYGRVLDTTRMRTELGFVPRYTTLETLDDFVERSGVTPVIGADAWRSLERRVVSAAHQLQ